In one Arachis duranensis cultivar V14167 chromosome 9, aradu.V14167.gnm2.J7QH, whole genome shotgun sequence genomic region, the following are encoded:
- the LOC107467552 gene encoding E3 ubiquitin-protein ligase RHA2A — protein sequence MGLQNQLNDVSSGSIPLLLIAHIATCVNYLRSMLFALLQTLGLSRLHTHQIVDDGFFATVGSGLAGLIMLSDQLAVNNRFFYTYTVVDHADSDACVVCQTNFKEGEQVRMLPCRHVFHRHCFDGWLHHFKFNCPLCRYPLLSDERVALTERRVGRELVSWFSLR from the coding sequence atggGTTTGCAAAACCAGCTAAACGACGTGTCGTCTGGTTCAATTCCACTGCTGCTGATTGCGCACATAGCCACCTGCGTCAACTACCTCCGTTCCATGCTCTTCGCTCTTCTCCAAACCCTAGGTCTCTCTAGGCTACACACACACCAGATCGTCGACGACGGATTCTTCGCCACCGTCGGATCCGGCCTCGCCGGACTCATCATGCTCTCCGATCAGCTCGCCGTTAACAACCGATTCTTCTACACCTACACCGTCGTCGACCACGCCGACTCCGACGCCTGCGTCGTCTGCCAGACCAACTTCAAGGAAGGGGAACAGGTACGGATGCTTCCCTGCCGCCACGTCTTCCACCGCCACTGCTTCGACGGCTGGCTCCATCACTTCAAGTTCAACTGCCCTCTCTGCCGCTACCCGCTACTCTCCGACGAGCGCGTGGCCCTCACGGAACGCCGCGTCGGTCGTGAACTCGTCTCGTGGTTCTCCCTTCGGTGA